The segment GTGTGAGATCTCATGGCACTCAGCACATTCAACCTCAGCATGTACGTCGAATTCCTCATAATCAGATGCAGACCACATTACAGCAGTGGTAGGAACATTTGCCACATGGCAGTTGTCAGAACATGATTCCTTTGTTGGAGCACCGTTAACGGTGTCGTGGAACAATAATAACAGTGGAAGTGGAGTAACAGAATTTGAGAAATAGGTAATCTTTCTGATATTGTCTTTCTGCACTGCTTCATTTGCATCGATCATTGCTGCTGCGTTTGCGTTCTCAAAGTCCCCTTCGCTAAACTTCATAGCACGTGCTTCAAAATCATACATGCCATACTGCTCATGGCAGATCATACAATCCACATCTACGCCATACTCATCAAGTGCCCCTCCACCTGGATGATAAGCACCATAGAGTTCGACCCACTCTTCTTCTCCTTCTGTTTCAATGTCAAAGTTTGTAAGTGGATCCCATTCATCAATGTCCCTCTGAATATGGGTATTGGTATCCACATGATCAGCTACTGTGAAGTGACATCCTCCACAGCTTGAGTCCGACCATTCCCCTTCGGTCATGTAGTGATGAGCGATCGCTTCATTGCCACTGTAACCCAGGCTAGCGAAAACTCCTGCAAATGCGAAGATGAAAATGGCGGCTGCCAGTAATATAACCTCTAATCTTGCCATCTGATCCCCTCTTAATCCTTTACTACGTCCTCCAACTCATTGAGGACAACGCTAATAATAGTAGTAAGATGCTGTTCCTCCAGAACAGTCATATTATCAGAAACATATTTGTTAAGGTCGAAGCTCTTGGGTATTTCCCTTACATTAAAATCAAAGACCTTGTCCAGAAGACCTTTCTTTGGCGTTATGCCCAAAAAATTAACATCAAGTCGTTTTCCAACCTTGTGTGCTTTCACTTCGATCTTATCCAGCGGAGAACCGGATTTTACATAGATCATGTGATGATCAGCACCAAATTGTTTTTCGATGCCCTTCCAACCATATCCCTCTATGATCTGATGAATTGCAACGGCGAGATACTTATCCTTCCCTGTATTTCCTCCCGACGCAATTCCTGCACTAGAATCACTCATTCTTACACATCCTATCATGAATAATAATTAACATCCGTCGACTATTATAATTGCCAGAATCATTGATTGTGAATATTTATAGGTTTCGAAATAAGCTTAATATTAAGCACATATATCCCTAAGGCATGGACAAAAAAACAGTTCTATTGCTAGTATTAATCGTTATAGTTACCGTTTCGTTCAGTGCATTATATGAAGAGCAGGAGAGCAGTTTTCCAACACAGAATGAAATATTTAACACAGATGTCCGCAGCATAATGGACACAACAGTTACAATTTCGATCTATGATTCTGACGGGGAACACGCGGGACAGAGCATAGACAAGGCTTTTGAAAGAATTGGTAATGTCGATGGCATCATGAGCACTTACAAGAATGAAAGCCAGGCAAGTGCCCTTAATGAGCAGTCAAAGATTGAAGGAGCTTCACCTGACCTGATCTATGTTGTTGAGCGCTCACTATATTATTCAGAGATCAGCAATGGTGCATTTGATATCACGATCATGCCGATACTCGACCTCTGGGCAAGCAAATTCAGCCCTGGTGGAACATACCAACCACCAACACAGGAAGAGATAGACATCACCCTTGAGCTTGTTGATTACAGAATGATCACCATCGAAGGTGACAATATATACATGGAACCCGGCATGAAGATCGCCCTTGGAGGAATAGCAAAAGGATATGCTGTTGACCAGGCCATAGAAGTGTTGCTCTCTGAAGGCATAACAAGTTGTTTTGTTGATGCAGGAGGAGACGGAAGGTACATTGGCACAAAACCAGATGGAAGCCAGTGGACAGTTGGGCTCCAGAATCCTGACAAGCAGGGAGATTTCATCACCGTCATGCAGCTTGAAGATATGGCTGTTGCAACAAGTGGTAACTATGAACGCTATTTCAGTGATGCTGCAAAGGTCTCACACATTTCCGACCCAAGAACCGGCTACTCAGTTAACGAACTTATCAGTGCAACGGTAATTGCAGGAAACACAATGGATGCCGATGCCCTGGCAACCACCGTATTCGTCCTCGGAGAAGAGGAAGGCATGCAGCTGATCGAATCCCTTGAAGGAGTGGAATGCCTGATCATCACATCGGACAAAAGGATAATTCGCTCAGAAGGCTTTGCGGAATACGAAACAACAATTGAGCAATAAGGAGTTTGAGAGATTGCAGGAGTTATGGCTAAAAAGCCATACTCCTGCACACTTTAAGAGCAATTATGTGAAATGGTGCATGAGCTGGTTATTCCAGCAGGACCTCATGAAGGGTTTCATATATAGGACCCT is part of the Methanococcoides methylutens MM1 genome and harbors:
- a CDS encoding FAD:protein FMN transferase, with the protein product MDKKTVLLLVLIVIVTVSFSALYEEQESSFPTQNEIFNTDVRSIMDTTVTISIYDSDGEHAGQSIDKAFERIGNVDGIMSTYKNESQASALNEQSKIEGASPDLIYVVERSLYYSEISNGAFDITIMPILDLWASKFSPGGTYQPPTQEEIDITLELVDYRMITIEGDNIYMEPGMKIALGGIAKGYAVDQAIEVLLSEGITSCFVDAGGDGRYIGTKPDGSQWTVGLQNPDKQGDFITVMQLEDMAVATSGNYERYFSDAAKVSHISDPRTGYSVNELISATVIAGNTMDADALATTVFVLGEEEGMQLIESLEGVECLIITSDKRIIRSEGFAEYETTIEQ